A stretch of candidate division WOR-3 bacterium DNA encodes these proteins:
- a CDS encoding response regulator: MKKEVVILIAEDDEAHVLLIQSNLKRAGISNEQLVFPNGREVLDFLLRRGTGRRREPDTSYLLLLDIRMPKVDGTEVLRQVKADPALKRMPVIVVTTTDDPREIAHCHELGCSSYVTKPLGYDQFVEAIRRLGLFLLVVEVPKLNHEE; encoded by the coding sequence ATGAAGAAAGAAGTAGTCATACTGATTGCCGAAGACGATGAGGCGCATGTACTGCTGATCCAAAGCAACCTGAAGCGGGCCGGAATCAGCAACGAGCAGCTGGTGTTCCCGAACGGCCGGGAAGTGCTGGACTTCCTGCTTCGGCGCGGGACCGGCCGCAGACGCGAGCCGGACACATCGTACCTCCTGCTCCTGGACATCCGCATGCCCAAGGTCGACGGCACGGAAGTCCTGCGGCAGGTGAAGGCCGACCCGGCACTGAAGCGGATGCCGGTCATTGTCGTCACGACCACCGACGACCCGCGGGAAATCGCGCACTGCCACGAGCTGGGCTGCTCCAGCTATGTGACCAAGCCGCTGGGATACGATCAATTCGTCGAGGCCATCCGCCGACTCGGGTTGTTCCTGCTGGTGGTGGAGGTACCGAAGCTCAACCACGAGGAGTAG